From Rhodovastum atsumiense, a single genomic window includes:
- a CDS encoding ATP-binding protein has translation MSGIGVLLPLAAYGALLFAVAAIADRSRARPSAAVYVLSLGVYCTSWTYYGSVGRASARGIDFLPIYLGPTLVCVLGWPVLAKILRISKAHRITSLADFIATRYGRSALLAGLVTLIAVIGSVPYIALQLKAVSASLMVVLGGGAGWSGGIAEGTLAFGAALLLALFGVLFGTAHIDPDEHHRGMVAAIALESVVKLVCLVAVGLFTGLVLFEGFPDLFARAATLPQWPTLARLATPPAEWTGLVLVAMAAAICLPRQFHMLVVENRDERHLAPAMWGFPLYLFVINLFVLPIALAGLLLLPAGSDRDMVVLTLPLSAGAQALSVAALIGGLSAATAMVVVESVALSTMVCNDLVMPLLLRFAPARQRDLTRLLLAIRRAAILGVVLLGFLYMQRIGNTHALVSIGLVSFAAAAQFAPAILLGLFWRRASRPGAILGIGAGFLVWMYTLFLPSLALSEVLPRDFLERGLFGLDLLRPQALFGLAGLDPITHSLFWSILANAGLLVAVSVLHRPTALERAQARAYVDVFAVQATPGPWRGGAPIADLAELLGRFIGPERARERLAAVLRARGADPRAQMAEAAVVQEVERLLAGMIGGASAGVLVASVAGERPVGVDEVIRIVDESSQIREYSRQLEQKSRELEATTGELRRANATLQQLDRLKDEFVSNVSHELRTPLTSIRSFSEILLEEPDLDPARRQEFLGIILRESERLTRLITDMLDLAKMQAGELHWNFAPVDLAAILRDAAAATGQLFRDRSIMLSCEIATGLPAVRADADRIAQVVINLLSNAVKFSPAGTGRVRLVLRRAEGGQAIEVIDNGPGIAPEDQGTIFERFRQAGGDTLTGKPAGTGLGLAICRTIMQRHAGTLAVESQPGRGAIFRAVLPEDT, from the coding sequence ATGAGCGGGATCGGCGTGCTGCTGCCGCTCGCGGCCTATGGGGCCCTGCTGTTCGCGGTGGCGGCGATCGCCGACCGCAGCCGTGCGCGCCCCTCCGCCGCCGTCTACGTGCTCTCGCTCGGTGTCTACTGCACCTCCTGGACCTATTACGGCTCGGTCGGCCGCGCCTCGGCGCGGGGGATCGACTTCCTGCCGATCTATCTGGGACCGACCCTGGTCTGCGTGCTCGGCTGGCCGGTGCTGGCGAAGATCCTGCGCATCAGCAAGGCGCACCGCATCACCTCGCTGGCCGACTTCATCGCCACCCGCTACGGGCGCTCGGCGCTGCTGGCGGGGCTGGTGACGCTGATCGCGGTGATCGGCTCGGTGCCCTACATCGCCCTGCAGCTCAAGGCGGTGTCCGCCAGCCTGATGGTGGTGCTGGGCGGCGGGGCAGGGTGGAGCGGCGGGATCGCCGAGGGCACGCTGGCCTTCGGGGCGGCGCTGCTGCTGGCGTTGTTCGGCGTGCTGTTCGGCACCGCCCATATCGATCCCGACGAGCATCATCGTGGCATGGTCGCGGCGATCGCGCTGGAATCGGTGGTGAAGCTGGTCTGCCTCGTCGCCGTCGGCCTGTTCACCGGGCTGGTGCTGTTCGAGGGCTTTCCGGATCTCTTCGCCCGCGCCGCCACTTTGCCGCAATGGCCGACCCTGGCCCGCCTCGCCACCCCGCCGGCGGAGTGGACCGGGCTGGTGCTGGTGGCGATGGCTGCCGCGATCTGCCTGCCGCGACAGTTCCACATGCTGGTGGTCGAGAACCGCGACGAGCGCCATCTCGCGCCGGCGATGTGGGGGTTCCCGCTCTATCTGTTCGTGATCAACCTGTTCGTGCTGCCGATCGCGCTGGCCGGGCTGCTGCTGCTGCCCGCAGGCAGCGACCGCGACATGGTGGTGCTGACCCTGCCGCTGTCGGCGGGGGCGCAGGCGCTGTCGGTGGCCGCGCTGATCGGCGGGTTGTCCGCCGCCACCGCCATGGTGGTGGTGGAGAGCGTCGCCCTCAGTACCATGGTCTGCAATGACCTGGTCATGCCGCTGCTGCTGCGCTTCGCGCCGGCGCGCCAGCGCGACCTGACCCGGCTGTTGCTGGCGATCCGTCGTGCCGCCATCCTCGGCGTGGTGCTGCTCGGCTTCCTCTATATGCAGCGCATCGGCAATACCCATGCGCTGGTCTCGATCGGGCTGGTGTCCTTCGCCGCCGCGGCGCAGTTCGCCCCGGCGATCCTGCTCGGGCTGTTCTGGCGGCGGGCCAGCCGGCCGGGCGCGATCCTGGGGATCGGCGCGGGGTTCCTGGTCTGGATGTACACGCTGTTCCTGCCGTCCCTGGCGCTGTCGGAGGTGCTGCCGCGCGACTTCCTCGAACGCGGCCTGTTCGGGCTCGACCTGCTGCGGCCACAGGCACTGTTCGGGCTGGCCGGGCTCGACCCGATCACGCACAGCCTGTTCTGGTCGATCCTGGCCAATGCGGGCCTGCTGGTGGCGGTCTCGGTGCTGCATCGTCCCACCGCGCTGGAGCGGGCGCAGGCCCGGGCCTATGTCGACGTGTTCGCCGTCCAGGCCACGCCCGGCCCCTGGCGCGGCGGGGCCCCGATCGCCGATCTCGCCGAACTGCTCGGCCGGTTCATCGGCCCCGAGCGGGCGCGCGAGCGGCTCGCCGCGGTGCTGCGCGCGCGCGGCGCCGACCCGCGCGCGCAGATGGCGGAGGCGGCGGTGGTGCAGGAGGTGGAGCGGTTGCTGGCCGGCATGATCGGCGGTGCCTCGGCCGGCGTCCTGGTTGCCTCGGTTGCCGGCGAGCGGCCGGTGGGCGTGGACGAGGTGATCCGGATCGTCGACGAATCCTCGCAGATCCGCGAGTACAGCCGCCAGTTGGAGCAGAAGTCGCGCGAGCTGGAAGCGACCACCGGGGAGCTGCGCCGCGCCAATGCGACGCTGCAGCAGCTCGACCGGCTGAAGGACGAATTCGTCAGCAATGTCAGCCATGAGCTGCGCACACCGCTGACCTCGATCCGCTCCTTCTCGGAGATCCTGCTGGAAGAGCCCGATCTCGATCCGGCACGGCGGCAGGAATTCCTGGGCATCATCCTGCGCGAGAGCGAGCGGCTGACCCGGCTGATCACCGACATGCTCGACCTGGCGAAGATGCAGGCCGGCGAGCTGCACTGGAATTTCGCGCCGGTCGATCTGGCGGCGATCCTGCGCGATGCCGCGGCGGCGACGGGGCAGCTCTTCCGGGACCGCAGCATCATGCTGTCCTGCGAGATCGCGACGGGGCTGCCGGCGGTGCGGGCCGATGCCGACCGCATCGCGCAGGTCGTGATCAACCTGCTTTCGAATGCGGTGAAGTTCTCGCCGGCGGGGACGGGGCGGGTGCGGCTGGTGCTGCGGCGGGCCGAGGGCGGGCAGGCGATCGAGGTGATCGACAATGGCCCGGGGATCGCGCCGGAGGACCAGGGAACGATTTTCGAGCGGTTCCGCCAGGCCGGCGGCGACACCCTGACGGGCAAGCCGGCCGGCACCGGGCTGGGGCTGGCGATCTGTCGTACCATCATGCAGCGGCACGCCGGCACGCTGGCGGTGGAAAGCCAGCCCGGTCGTGGGGCGATCTTCCGCGCGGTGCTGCCGGAGGACACATGA
- a CDS encoding adenylate/guanylate cyclase domain-containing protein produces the protein MRRWAGGAALVLASATILAFLLVRPPSPLAAADRLFDAVAFRLFAPPEPADPRVVILAITPETLAAFPYVAPIDRGFLAGLIDTLAGAGAAAVGLDVLFDRPTEPEKDAALRQALARPDIPVVAITVAPETDLPPEQRRFLEGFLAMRRTALANLGRDRFDDMVRTHVPVHPATGQLSLPASLAAVVGMTVPTAPFPILWRPAGTLPVYPAEAAALLPPHWLAGRVVLVGSMIPGIDEHRTLASAFGRPSFGVEIHAAVLAQMLEGRAVPPGPCPGCVATLAAATLGTALGGMLAGAAAAAALTLTVLLIPAAALAAVAAGLPGVSVAAPVLACLLAGALARIWRGHGERRDRRTLRVLFSRFVSEPVVAQILAQRELFLAGGRPVPQQLTATVLFCDVAGFTSLCERLPPAPLVAWLDRYIEAMVAVVAAHEGVVLRFVGDGILAVFGAPVPRHDAPGIATDARNAVRCGLGMEAEMDRLNAAWREAGLPAAGLRVGIHTGPLVAGSFGSGTHMEFCLLGDTANVAARLEQLGKQQATGPCGCTILVGGPTWERLGKGFAGRPVGEIALRGRQAAISVWRVDRAAQAQAEAEAATLPLPRCSPASPGRAG, from the coding sequence ATGCGCCGATGGGCGGGCGGGGCGGCGCTGGTCCTGGCCTCGGCCACGATCCTCGCCTTTCTGCTGGTGCGTCCGCCATCCCCGCTCGCCGCCGCCGACCGGCTGTTCGACGCCGTGGCGTTCCGGCTGTTTGCCCCTCCGGAGCCGGCCGATCCGCGCGTTGTCATCCTCGCCATCACGCCGGAGACCCTGGCGGCCTTTCCCTATGTCGCGCCGATCGACCGCGGCTTCCTGGCCGGGCTGATCGACACGCTGGCCGGCGCCGGCGCCGCTGCCGTGGGGCTCGATGTGCTGTTCGACCGGCCGACCGAGCCGGAGAAGGACGCCGCGCTGCGCCAGGCGCTGGCCCGCCCCGACATCCCGGTGGTGGCGATCACGGTCGCGCCGGAGACCGACCTACCGCCGGAGCAGCGGCGCTTCCTGGAGGGGTTCCTGGCGATGCGGCGCACGGCCCTCGCCAATCTCGGCCGTGACCGCTTCGACGACATGGTGCGCACCCATGTGCCGGTCCATCCCGCGACCGGCCAACTGAGCCTGCCGGCAAGCCTGGCCGCGGTCGTGGGGATGACGGTGCCCACCGCGCCGTTCCCGATCCTCTGGCGGCCCGCCGGGACGCTGCCGGTCTATCCGGCCGAGGCCGCGGCGCTGCTGCCGCCGCACTGGCTCGCCGGGCGGGTGGTGCTGGTGGGCAGCATGATCCCGGGCATCGACGAGCACCGCACCCTGGCCTCCGCCTTCGGCCGGCCGAGCTTCGGGGTGGAAATCCATGCCGCGGTGCTGGCGCAGATGCTGGAAGGCCGTGCGGTGCCACCGGGGCCCTGCCCGGGTTGCGTCGCCACGCTCGCCGCCGCGACGCTGGGCACGGCGCTGGGGGGCATGCTCGCCGGTGCCGCCGCGGCGGCGGCCCTGACGCTGACGGTACTGTTGATTCCGGCGGCGGCGCTGGCCGCCGTCGCCGCCGGGCTGCCCGGCGTCTCCGTGGCCGCCCCCGTGCTGGCCTGCCTGCTCGCCGGGGCGCTCGCGCGCATCTGGCGCGGTCATGGCGAGCGGCGCGATCGGCGGACGCTGCGCGTGCTGTTCTCCCGCTTCGTCAGCGAGCCGGTGGTGGCGCAGATCCTCGCCCAGCGCGAGCTGTTCCTGGCCGGCGGCAGGCCGGTGCCGCAGCAACTGACCGCCACGGTGCTGTTCTGCGACGTGGCCGGCTTCACCTCGTTGTGCGAGCGCCTGCCGCCGGCGCCGCTGGTCGCCTGGCTCGATCGCTACATCGAGGCGATGGTGGCCGTCGTTGCCGCGCATGAGGGGGTGGTGTTGCGTTTCGTGGGCGACGGCATCCTGGCGGTGTTTGGGGCCCCGGTGCCGCGGCACGACGCCCCTGGCATTGCCACCGACGCGCGCAACGCGGTGCGCTGCGGGCTGGGCATGGAGGCGGAGATGGACCGGCTGAACGCGGCCTGGCGCGAGGCGGGGCTGCCGGCGGCGGGGCTGCGCGTGGGCATTCACACCGGTCCGCTGGTGGCCGGCAGCTTCGGCAGCGGCACGCACATGGAATTCTGCCTGCTCGGCGACACCGCCAACGTGGCGGCGCGGCTGGAGCAACTGGGCAAGCAGCAGGCGACCGGGCCATGCGGCTGCACCATCCTGGTGGGCGGGCCGACCTGGGAGCGTCTGGGCAAGGGCTTCGCCGGCCGCCCGGTGGGGGAGATCGCGCTGCGTGGCCGGCAGGCCGCCATTTCCGTCTGGCGGGTGGACCGCGCCGCGCAGGCGCAGGCGGAAGCGGAGGCGGCTACACTTCCGCTGCCGCGATGCTCTCCAGCATCTCCCGGTCGCGCAGGATGA
- a CDS encoding Crp/Fnr family transcriptional regulator, which translates to MQTHAGREAVLAGHFLLKHLNADELRRLATGAAVITCGGGEVIFQKGDPGNSMMAVLRGRVKICSYSTEGRELVLNIIDRGGVFGEIALLDGQPRTADAVALEPTELLVLQRDRFMPFLAGNPELMARLFAVLCQRLRQTSEHLEDTLFREAPSRLARGLLRLADSFGREVAGGMRIEIRLSQQQIGSLIGISRESINRLLSEWREDGTIAVTSGIIILRDREMLESIAAAEV; encoded by the coding sequence ATGCAGACCCATGCCGGCCGCGAGGCCGTCCTTGCCGGTCATTTCCTGCTGAAGCACCTGAACGCGGACGAACTGCGGCGGCTGGCCACCGGGGCGGCGGTGATCACCTGTGGCGGCGGCGAGGTCATCTTCCAGAAAGGCGATCCGGGCAACAGCATGATGGCGGTGTTGCGCGGGCGGGTGAAGATCTGCAGCTATTCCACCGAAGGTCGCGAACTGGTGCTGAACATCATCGATCGCGGCGGCGTGTTCGGCGAGATCGCGCTGCTGGACGGGCAGCCCCGCACCGCCGACGCCGTGGCACTGGAACCGACCGAATTGCTGGTGCTGCAGCGCGACCGCTTCATGCCGTTCCTGGCCGGCAATCCGGAGTTGATGGCCCGGCTGTTCGCGGTGCTGTGCCAGCGCCTGCGCCAGACCAGCGAGCACCTGGAAGACACGTTGTTCCGCGAGGCGCCGTCGCGGCTGGCGCGCGGCCTGCTGCGCCTGGCCGACAGCTTCGGCCGCGAGGTCGCGGGCGGGATGCGCATCGAGATCCGGCTGTCGCAGCAACAGATCGGCAGCCTGATCGGCATCTCCCGCGAGAGCATCAACCGGCTGCTGAGCGAGTGGCGGGAGGACGGCACCATCGCCGTCACCTCCGGCATCATCATCCTGCGCGACCGGGAGATGCTGGAGAGCATCGCGGCAGCGGAAGTGTAG
- a CDS encoding SUMF1/EgtB/PvdO family nonheme iron enzyme gives MPRRLQGCLSGFVLAVLLACAVLASPWPAAAQQQGRIALVIGIGTYQNAPPLTNPVNDARDIGDALRRLNFDVEELYDPDFRTLTRGLRAFGIRAQRAEAAVVYYAGHGVQVDHENYLLPADARLERERDLLYEALPLSLMLGEVAQAGRIGIVLLDACRNNPFVERIARSMPLAGRAIATPTGLARVDDVPRNTMVMMATRADTIAEDGTAGHSPFAAALLAHLQIPGLELSLFFRSVRDAVLKATANRQEPYAFSSLGAEPFYFYPRPPNRPPVIGAIRPLEVPDSAGPTPLGLPRPVDPDQDPLSVRVIGLPRSGEVRVEGRIVASGEVFSVDRFMTATFKPDGRAFGPVGTLDILVEDGRGGDLTASLPVAVRPANRPPAVEAPRTLRLAPAALGIGVPNDPDGDTLTVTIKALPRGVVRLGGTVLKPGDRLRPEDLARLSVMPEAGLTGKAGSLRYLVEDGRGGAAEGRLDIEVAEAPEVTPNAPATPATTQPAPPPAAPVASVPEAHRSAGQLALAQPPPAAPDRAAPAPASGPAAATAFQDCADCPWLLHVPEGSFTMGQGAREPEASPAHRVQLRGFALGQFPVTIGEWKRCQADQGCRFLPRMAEADEYVPVHNLSWDDTWQYLSWLSRKTGRKYRLPSEAEWEYAARAGTTTRYWWGNEVGVSLANCSDCGGRQETHAPLPVTSFRPNGFGLSGMLGGVAQWTADCWVPNYRGAPADGSAREVAGCLKRVLRGGSFRSGRDDITVTARGNYDASVRYIANGFRVARDE, from the coding sequence ATGCCCCGACGCCTTCAGGGCTGCCTGTCTGGTTTCGTCCTGGCCGTGCTGCTGGCCTGCGCCGTCCTGGCCTCGCCCTGGCCGGCCGCCGCGCAGCAGCAGGGGCGGATCGCCCTGGTGATCGGCATCGGCACCTATCAGAACGCGCCGCCACTCACCAATCCGGTCAACGATGCGCGCGACATCGGCGACGCGTTGCGCCGGCTGAACTTCGATGTCGAGGAGCTGTACGATCCGGACTTCCGTACGCTGACGCGCGGGCTGCGGGCTTTCGGCATCCGTGCCCAGCGCGCCGAGGCCGCCGTGGTGTACTACGCCGGCCACGGCGTGCAGGTGGACCACGAGAACTACCTGCTTCCCGCCGATGCGCGGCTCGAGCGTGAACGCGACCTGCTGTACGAGGCGCTGCCGCTGTCGCTGATGCTCGGCGAGGTGGCGCAGGCCGGCCGGATCGGCATCGTGCTGCTCGATGCCTGCCGCAACAATCCCTTCGTCGAGCGCATTGCCCGCTCGATGCCGCTGGCCGGCCGTGCCATTGCCACGCCGACGGGGCTGGCGCGCGTCGACGACGTGCCGCGCAACACCATGGTGATGATGGCCACCCGCGCCGATACCATCGCCGAGGACGGCACCGCCGGCCACAGCCCCTTCGCCGCGGCCTTGCTCGCGCATTTGCAGATCCCCGGGCTGGAACTCAGCCTGTTCTTCCGCAGCGTGCGCGACGCGGTGCTGAAGGCGACCGCCAACCGGCAGGAGCCCTATGCCTTTTCCTCGCTCGGGGCCGAGCCGTTCTACTTCTATCCGCGCCCGCCCAACCGTCCGCCCGTGATCGGCGCCATCCGCCCGCTGGAGGTGCCGGACAGCGCCGGCCCGACGCCGCTCGGCCTGCCGCGCCCGGTCGATCCCGACCAGGACCCGCTGAGCGTGCGGGTGATCGGCCTGCCGCGCAGCGGCGAGGTGCGGGTGGAAGGGCGCATCGTTGCTTCCGGCGAGGTGTTCTCGGTCGATCGCTTCATGACGGCGACCTTCAAGCCGGATGGCCGGGCGTTTGGCCCGGTCGGCACGCTTGACATCCTGGTGGAGGACGGGCGCGGCGGCGATCTCACCGCCAGCCTGCCGGTCGCGGTGCGGCCCGCCAACCGGCCCCCGGCGGTGGAGGCCCCGCGCACGCTGCGGCTTGCCCCCGCCGCGCTCGGCATCGGCGTGCCGAACGATCCCGACGGCGACACGCTGACCGTTACCATCAAGGCGCTGCCGCGCGGCGTGGTGCGGCTCGGCGGCACGGTGCTGAAGCCCGGCGACCGGCTGCGGCCGGAGGATCTGGCGCGGCTGAGCGTGATGCCGGAGGCCGGGCTGACCGGCAAGGCCGGCAGCCTGCGCTATCTCGTCGAGGATGGCCGCGGTGGGGCCGCCGAAGGCCGCCTCGACATCGAGGTCGCCGAGGCACCGGAAGTCACGCCGAATGCCCCCGCTACGCCGGCAACAACGCAGCCGGCCCCGCCACCCGCCGCGCCGGTCGCCTCCGTCCCCGAGGCGCATCGGTCGGCCGGGCAACTGGCCCTGGCCCAGCCGCCGCCGGCCGCACCGGACCGCGCCGCTCCGGCCCCGGCTTCCGGCCCGGCGGCCGCCACGGCCTTCCAGGACTGCGCCGATTGCCCGTGGCTGCTGCATGTTCCGGAGGGCAGCTTTACCATGGGCCAGGGAGCCCGCGAGCCGGAGGCATCGCCGGCGCACCGCGTGCAACTGCGCGGCTTCGCGCTTGGCCAGTTCCCGGTGACCATCGGTGAGTGGAAGCGCTGCCAGGCCGATCAGGGCTGCCGCTTCCTGCCGCGCATGGCGGAGGCGGACGAATACGTGCCGGTGCACAACCTGAGCTGGGACGACACCTGGCAATACCTGTCCTGGCTGTCGCGCAAGACGGGCCGGAAATACCGGCTGCCGAGCGAGGCGGAATGGGAATACGCCGCGCGGGCCGGCACCACCACGCGCTACTGGTGGGGCAACGAGGTCGGCGTGTCCCTGGCCAATTGCAGCGATTGCGGCGGACGGCAGGAGACTCATGCGCCGCTGCCGGTCACGAGCTTCCGGCCGAACGGCTTCGGGCTCTCCGGAATGCTGGGTGGGGTGGCGCAGTGGACGGCGGATTGCTGGGTCCCGAACTACCGGGGCGCGCCGGCGGACGGCAGTGCGCGCGAGGTCGCCGGTTGCCTCAAGCGGGTGCTGCGGGGCGGCTCCTTCCGCTCCGGCCGTGACGACATCACCGTGACCGCGCGCGGCAACTACGATGCGTCGGTGCGCTACATCGCCAACGGCTTCCGCGTGGCCCGCGACGAATGA
- the glf gene encoding UDP-galactopyranose mutase has translation MTAKKYDWLVVGAGLTGTVIAERLASVLDKKVLVIDRRSHPAGNIFDGRDDDGILYHHYGPHIFHTNSEMVVSYLSRFTEWYDYEHRVRGMINGRLVPIPFNLISLQICFDAARAGRLQEALIRRYGYGAKVPILSMMKNTEGELRDLAQFVFDNVFFGYTLKQWGMPPEMLAPSVTARVPVHISYDDRYFNDSFQRMPVGGYTNMVKRILSHENIDVELGTDWASVRDSSFYKKIVFTGPIDEFFRCEFGALPYRSLDFVFQTYAQSRHQPVAQVNYPNEHAFTRITEMGHMTHEWEGKTKVAIEYPTAYTPGISLPYYPIPQDDNQNLYNRYRDFAAKEAPDVIFCGRLGNYQYYNMDQAVAKALTIFQKQICGVGEKISV, from the coding sequence ATGACCGCGAAAAAATATGATTGGCTGGTGGTCGGCGCAGGATTGACCGGGACCGTCATCGCCGAGCGACTGGCTTCGGTACTGGACAAGAAAGTCCTCGTGATCGATCGTCGTTCGCATCCAGCCGGCAATATTTTTGATGGCCGGGATGACGATGGTATTCTGTACCACCATTATGGCCCGCACATATTCCATACAAACTCTGAAATGGTCGTATCGTATCTTTCTCGATTCACAGAATGGTACGATTACGAGCACCGGGTGCGAGGTATGATCAATGGTCGACTGGTTCCCATTCCTTTCAACTTGATATCGCTGCAGATTTGTTTCGATGCCGCTAGAGCGGGGCGGCTGCAGGAGGCACTGATACGGCGTTACGGCTATGGGGCGAAGGTGCCGATCCTGTCCATGATGAAGAACACGGAAGGGGAATTGCGCGATTTAGCGCAATTTGTATTTGATAATGTTTTTTTTGGTTACACCCTGAAGCAATGGGGCATGCCGCCTGAGATGCTGGCTCCCTCGGTAACGGCTCGTGTTCCCGTTCATATCAGTTATGACGATCGTTACTTTAACGATTCTTTCCAGCGCATGCCCGTCGGCGGCTATACCAATATGGTCAAACGAATCTTGAGCCATGAGAACATCGACGTTGAACTGGGCACGGATTGGGCATCGGTTCGGGATAGCTCATTTTACAAAAAAATCGTGTTCACTGGCCCAATTGATGAATTTTTCCGCTGCGAATTCGGAGCCCTTCCCTACCGCAGCCTGGATTTCGTGTTCCAGACTTATGCGCAATCCAGGCATCAGCCTGTGGCTCAGGTCAATTATCCAAATGAACACGCCTTTACCAGAATCACCGAAATGGGCCATATGACCCATGAGTGGGAAGGAAAGACCAAAGTCGCCATTGAATATCCCACTGCCTACACACCAGGCATTAGCCTTCCTTATTATCCGATCCCGCAGGATGATAACCAAAATCTCTATAACCGTTATCGTGATTTCGCAGCCAAGGAAGCACCAGATGTCATTTTTTGCGGACGGCTTGGCAACTATCAATATTACAATATGGATCAGGCCGTAGCAAAGGCGCTGACAATCTTTCAGAAGCAAATATGCGGCGTTGGTGAAAAGATCAGCGTTTGA
- the galE gene encoding UDP-glucose 4-epimerase GalE codes for MERRHVLVTGGAGYIGSHACKALAKANYIPVAFDNLALGHEKAVRWGPLVVGDIGDGDSLDRALAVYRPIAVIHFAAFAYVGESVRDPGKYYTNNVSGTLSLLEAMRRTDLRTMVFSSTCATYGEPKTSPIREAEPQAPVNPYGRTKWMIEQILEDYASAYGFQYAALRYFNACGSDPDGEIGEWHDPEFHLIPRAFMAVTGQIPHLEVFGDDYDTPDGTCIRDYIHVNDLARAHIQAVQYLLKGGKNCRLNLGTGQPTSVMEIIRAVERVTGRPLPRRLAPRRPGDPAVLFADPARAREVLGFTAEIKDITYMVQTAWNTYIDGQDLAQLHIGEVFQD; via the coding sequence ATGGAACGACGCCACGTCCTGGTAACCGGGGGTGCGGGCTATATTGGCAGTCACGCCTGCAAGGCCCTGGCAAAAGCCAATTATATTCCTGTGGCGTTCGACAATTTGGCGCTCGGCCATGAAAAAGCCGTCAGATGGGGACCTCTCGTCGTCGGTGACATTGGCGACGGCGATTCCCTTGACCGTGCCCTTGCCGTGTACCGGCCGATCGCGGTGATCCATTTCGCTGCTTTCGCCTATGTCGGTGAATCCGTCCGTGACCCAGGGAAATATTACACTAATAACGTTAGTGGCACGCTTTCTTTACTGGAAGCCATGCGGCGGACCGATCTGCGGACCATGGTGTTTTCCAGTACATGCGCCACTTATGGGGAACCGAAGACCAGCCCTATTCGGGAAGCCGAGCCTCAGGCACCCGTCAACCCCTATGGCCGCACAAAGTGGATGATTGAGCAGATCCTTGAGGATTATGCCAGTGCATATGGGTTTCAGTATGCGGCGTTACGCTATTTCAATGCTTGCGGCAGTGATCCGGACGGTGAGATCGGCGAGTGGCATGACCCCGAATTCCACCTGATCCCGCGTGCATTCATGGCGGTAACCGGGCAGATCCCGCATCTTGAGGTGTTCGGTGATGATTACGACACGCCCGATGGCACGTGCATTCGTGACTACATCCATGTCAATGATCTGGCCAGGGCCCACATTCAGGCTGTACAATACTTGCTCAAAGGTGGCAAAAATTGCCGCCTCAATCTAGGCACAGGGCAACCCACGTCGGTGATGGAAATCATCAGGGCGGTAGAGCGAGTGACTGGCCGGCCGCTTCCGCGCAGACTTGCCCCTCGTCGCCCCGGCGATCCGGCGGTTCTGTTCGCCGACCCTGCCCGGGCACGTGAGGTGCTTGGATTTACTGCCGAGATCAAAGACATTACGTACATGGTTCAGACAGCCTGGAACACCTACATCGACGGCCAGGACTTGGCCCAACTGCATATTGGTGAAGTTTTCCAGGACTGA
- a CDS encoding glycosyltransferase family protein — MKTVPLFYWMHGENVTQNFAKMIDWALSRHGFNVIHICASAPDFHENLQNLFRSRQIAFGFSLTHAALNLHVNNAPIWDILPIKYFVYLLDAPIYYINSPLMQKLLFETENKLVFGLPDADYQSLLSEAARRRGKPVSTMFLPFGAMPPHLCDRPWAERDLEISIFGNVGRELSAQHIRETVEESFRSYDSSMVSLETLIAVVNEILNNPTSGNVTLQLMKEFNLKAEDVLFDLRWQKLSVDVDSLIKRYRRLQIVRKLSGHKINAFGAGWDQLAGDIPGLVIHGSRKYEDQHEIFRRSRLGLNVDPNWDFGVHDRVFNTAVAGAVSLTQHNRFATSALPHAEACLCYAQNGDDIADVVAEHHGRLEEIALEGLKRTNSLHAWDQRILQVTEYLSS; from the coding sequence ATGAAGACTGTTCCATTATTTTACTGGATGCACGGAGAAAATGTTACTCAGAATTTTGCGAAGATGATTGATTGGGCGCTTTCAAGACATGGCTTTAACGTTATCCATATATGCGCGTCTGCGCCGGATTTTCATGAAAATCTCCAGAATCTTTTTCGTTCCCGGCAAATCGCCTTCGGCTTTTCGCTAACCCACGCCGCGCTCAATTTGCATGTCAACAACGCACCGATTTGGGACATCTTGCCAATAAAATACTTTGTTTATTTACTGGACGCCCCAATTTATTATATTAATTCTCCATTAATGCAAAAATTGCTTTTTGAAACGGAAAACAAATTGGTTTTTGGGCTGCCCGACGCGGATTATCAATCTCTGTTGAGTGAAGCGGCACGGCGCCGCGGCAAGCCTGTCAGTACAATGTTCCTTCCGTTCGGCGCGATGCCCCCTCACCTCTGCGATCGCCCCTGGGCCGAGCGTGACCTGGAAATCTCCATTTTCGGCAATGTCGGCAGGGAACTCTCGGCCCAACATATCCGTGAGACCGTGGAAGAGAGCTTCCGCAGCTACGACAGCAGCATGGTTTCTCTGGAAACTCTGATAGCAGTCGTGAATGAGATTCTGAATAATCCGACCAGCGGGAACGTGACTCTGCAACTGATGAAAGAGTTCAATCTGAAGGCAGAGGATGTTTTGTTTGATCTGCGTTGGCAGAAGCTCAGCGTCGACGTAGATTCTTTGATCAAGCGTTACCGGCGCCTGCAGATTGTCCGGAAGCTCTCCGGTCACAAGATCAATGCGTTCGGCGCCGGATGGGATCAGTTGGCCGGTGACATCCCCGGTCTTGTCATTCATGGCTCACGAAAATACGAAGATCAGCATGAGATCTTCCGACGTTCGCGCCTCGGTCTCAACGTGGATCCCAATTGGGATTTCGGCGTGCACGATCGGGTGTTCAATACGGCGGTGGCGGGAGCTGTTTCCTTGACCCAGCACAATCGCTTCGCCACTTCCGCTTTGCCCCATGCGGAAGCCTGCCTGTGCTATGCACAGAATGGCGATGATATTGCCGACGTTGTCGCGGAGCACCACGGAAGACTTGAAGAAATCGCATTGGAAGGACTGAAAAGAACGAATTCCCTGCACGCATGGGACCAGCGCATTCTTCAGGTCACGGAATACCTTTCGTCGTAA